The Salvia miltiorrhiza cultivar Shanhuang (shh) chromosome 2, IMPLAD_Smil_shh, whole genome shotgun sequence DNA window GCATTTCATTCAAAATTACTCATAAAAAGATCCACGATTTTTACTTTAtttgtagttaataaaataccatTTAATTTCAGAAATGTCGTTTGTAATATTTCTTTCCAGATAAGAATTTTactgataataataataatcacttTATGTTTTTTCTTGCTTTTCTTGGAAACAGTtgataacatattaacattaaacacaaataaattataagagaaataattaaaatatatgtgTGTTTGTATTATATGTCTAAATGAACAGAATGAAATCGGGATTAATAAGTGAAATGATGAatcaatattatattaataaaattccaAATCACACTAACAGGAATTTCTCCGCGTCTTAAAAAAATAACGTGGAGTCTAAACTCAAAGCAACAAAAAATCAAACACACATTCTTCACATTTATTGTTTCTGATTTGGGATAGTGATGGTTGTAGTGATATTGGATTTTGTTCTTATTCATAAATTATAGCTAGATATATTCAAAATATCATGGGAAAAAATGTATTGTTGGATACATTTATTTGATTACCTATCTTTAATTACATATCTTTAATTACCTATATATTTCTCCCTTTAAATGTATTGTTGGATACATTTATTTGATTAAAGATAttgatttgtatttaaattGATAGGCAATTAATCTATACTTTCTTAAATAGGTGTTGGTGTTTTGTTAAATTGTGGGAGGAATTTCAGAAAGTGTTTATTCATCCATTTGGAAGAGAATCGACAAGAAAGGGATAAGCTTCAATGGTAAGTTTACTATATCTTGCTTTTATGTTTTCACCATGGTTCAAATGGCAACCATGATTAGATAAGCATGTATCTAGGTTATTTTTGCACCATGGTTATGTAAACACTGTAGATAAGCATGTATCTAGGTAGTTGATATGAAGAATAGGTTGGGGAATGGCTCGTTCCATTCCATTTGTTGATGTGGTGATGGCTTGGAGCCGATTATGTGCTATTTGTGTTTATGTGTTTGTGTAAGAAATAGGCACAAGTAATCATAAATATTTGTGAAATTTATAGGTTAAGTAAAATGACACATGTTTTTTTTAATGCCCACTCTTAAGGTAATCAAAATGGATAAAGGTTGGATGTCCAAAAATAGATTATCAAACGAGTACGAAGTAGGAGTGGAGTCTTTCTTGCAGTTTGCCGTTAAAAATGGGAAAAATCCCAATGCTATGCCTTGTCCTTGTGTCAAGTGTGGCAATCTACGCGAGAAGGATGTCAAAACCATAAGAGCGCATCTCACATATAATGGCATGGATTTAACATACGTTAGTTGGATTTTTCATGGGGAGAGAAGTAGACCTAACACAAgcaataaagaagaagaagagagcagTGTGGGTCATGATTTTTATTCGGATGAGCCAGTAGACATGGTGCATGATGCATATGTTGACAATCCAACTCATTTTCATAGACTGCTCGAGGAAGCTGAAATGCCattatattactcctcatcatttTGTTCAATGATAGATTTACATAATTATTTGTAATTTgagtattaattaatcaaaGTTAATAGTTTgtgtcaaaatttaaaaaatagtgCTAGTTTATGATACGTATCCCATGCCTAGTTAACATTTATCTTGAATTATGAGACTGATGCAATGATGTTTGCAAATAAATAGAAAGAGGGCCAAAAATATATCATAGCCCACTAAGAAATTGTAGAACtgaaatcaatttttatttttccaattGTAAATTGAAAACTATTAtgaccaattttttttaattgattttacaTCCTGATCCAAATTGTAAATTATAGCACTGGACACACTAATAAAAGCATCAGTTAAATTTTAGTATTACATCAACCATTTAATTTTCAAGAACAGTTTTTCTGGGAGAGGGAGAGGAACTTTGATAGACAAGAATTGAAGTCCCAAATCATTTTGGATGGACGCCATTGAAGACATCTTCGATTCTTCGCTAAATCTTGAGGATTCCCACTTGAGAGAAGGCTACGACGAGGGCTACGCTGACGGCATAATCTCAGGCAAGGGAGAGGGCCAACAAGTCGGGCTGAAAACCGGGTTCGAAACGGGCGAGGAATTGGGCTTTTACCGCGGCTGCGTCGCCGTCTGGAGCTCCGCCATCCGGGCCGACCCGAATTTCATGTCTGCCCGAATTCAGAAGACAATCAAGCAGATGGATGAATTGCTTCGGAATTACCCAATGCTCGAGCCGGAAAACGAGTCCGTCTCCGACGCCATGGATGCTCTGCGCCTCAAATTTAGGGTTATTTGTGCTAGCTTGAATCTCAAATTGGAGTACAAGGGTTATCCCAAGGCATCCGATGCTGGAGATATTGGGTTTTGATGCTTACCGCCAACTGTTTGATGTATGTCCTACGAGAGGATTTTGATGATTGCTTCATTGTGAAGTTGCATTATACTATATGTCTACCTATCGTTTTACATTTTGTGTTCTGCTCTGATTTGATACATAAGCTTTTCATTTGAGGAGTGATGAGAGCTAACAATCTCTTGCCTTTCCACATATGATCATTTTGTTATAgagtttgtgtgtgtgtatatatatatatgtgtgtttgatGCAATTCATTAGTACTAAATGTGCTCAATATATCTAATGAAGTTATTTAGTTTGGAAGGCCTCTAGTTTTATCATGTCACCATCTGCTTTACTTCTGTTGCTAGTGAATCATGGGAATTTTGTAACCTTAGAAACTAACCATTTGAGACTTACCTCTCCAAAATATTATTTAACGACAATTGTTGAATTGTTATGTCATGTGATGTAACCTTGCTGACATTCCTTTGCTCAAGAATCTTTGTCAACAAAAGGATGTAGCCCGAGTGGTTTCAGAAACATGGAATTCCTACTTGAGGATGAAACTGGTGACTGTCATGCATGTCTTTATGTATTATAATGCTCAGGATTCAGTTCGTAGAGCTTCATGGTGATCGAGCTGGATACGATGATCCTGCTGTGTCACCCGTAAATGGCAGAAGCTACATGTTCGTGGGCCATCAGAAGGGAAGGAACACGAAAGAGAATATTCAGCGCAACTACCCCTCATGGGTATATGTGAATAGATCATGTTTTTATTAGTAATGCAATGTGATAAAGTAACACTCAGTGTTCCCACTTCTCTTTGTCAGGAAGAGATCTTCTAGTTATAACTTATTGacttcttttttctctctctatcttttatTTTCAGGCTGCTGAGAAGCTAAAGATAACAGCAACAGAGTTGACAAAGCTGCATATTGGTGATGGCATCATACCTGTAATATATCTTTCACCTTTTCCATTCTCT harbors:
- the LOC131013221 gene encoding uncharacterized protein LOC131013221 yields the protein MSLCIIMLRIQFVELHGDRAGYDDPAVSPVNGRSYMFVGHQKGRNTKENIQRNYPSWAAEKLKITATELTKLHIGDGIIPTKVINQLREPRSGSMSRNRRWNPLAARSRSWPPDKHTFQPASLNREDHCIRYQFREAITKYRGA
- the LOC131008243 gene encoding uncharacterized protein LOC131008243, which translates into the protein MDAIEDIFDSSLNLEDSHLREGYDEGYADGIISGKGEGQQVGLKTGFETGEELGFYRGCVAVWSSAIRADPNFMSARIQKTIKQMDELLRNYPMLEPENESVSDAMDALRLKFRVICASLNLKLEYKGYPKASDAGDIGF